In Falco biarmicus isolate bFalBia1 chromosome 6, bFalBia1.pri, whole genome shotgun sequence, the following are encoded in one genomic region:
- the LOC130151635 gene encoding protein LYRIC-like isoform X1 has translation MLGPAVRLALGAGELGPAGLPGRLMALLWPALVLAAAAAALLVLRGLRGGRAASGHPRRAAGEAQEEEEEEEEEEEEDGPAGAGGRAAGALPARQPEEQRRTAQVPVNGQLLTSVNIREKKLLKPKKKRKAQCSDKEVPKDLLSVEKDKLQEEEGVWQTKISSREKRHLRKERLKQKDPNRPSLGSSAAEPSFDWDEKGAVWSLTEDTSGSVKGAFIAKAECGTVLKVSGAIREESVPSQSEEDVFSNVGTWDIAEVKSCPVTFGTLSELSREIDNVKSKSSEASPSRYCWHASSTFLPTDDAWQGQDNPSAIDLDSDWKAPTEEWGNWTGDEEKHQMEDEKKKDLPKGKAGIRFCLSGLESKTQRKKKKMEVKEARGGAGLRHLQQGLEARMEEGPRDLVSMERSSDAVCTSFKKPLDVANNSPNNGVPGKKERRKRKKMKKET, from the exons aTGCTGGGGCCGGCCGTGCGGCTGGCGCTGGGCGCGGGGGAGCTggggccggcggggctgccgggccGGCTGATGGCCCTGCTCTGGCCGGCGCTGgtgctggcggcggcggcggcggcgctgctgGTCCTGCGGGGGCTGCGAGGCGGCCGGGCCGCGTCGGGGCacccgcgccgcgccgccggggaggcgcaggaggaggaggaggaggaggaggaggaggaggaggaggatggccccgcgggggccggcggccggGCGGCTGGGGCGCTGCCGGCGCGGCAGCCCGAGGAACAAAGGCGCACGGCGCAG GTTCCAGTGAATGGCCAGCTTCTAACATCAGTCAacatcagagagaaaaagctcCTCAAG CCtaagaagaagaggaaggctCAATGCTCAGACAAGGAGGTGCCAAAAGATcttctttctgtggaaaaagaCAAACTGCAAGAGGAAGAAG GAGTCTGGCAGACCAAGATCAGCAGCCGAGAAAAGCGACACTTGAGGAAGGAAAGGCTGAAACAAAAAG ACCCCAACAGACCATCCCTGGGTAGCTCAGCAGCTGAGCCATCCTTTGACTGGGATGAGAAGGGAGCTGTGTGGTCGCTCACAGAGGACACCAGTGGCAGTGTAAAAGGTGCTTTCATTGCCAAGGCAGAGTGTGGGACTGTGCTGAAGGTCTCAGGAGCCATACGGGAAGAATCTGTGCCCTCCCAGTCAGAAGAGGATGTTTTTTCCAATGTAG gAACGTGGGATATTGCAGAAGTAAAATCCTGTCCTGTGACCTTTGGGACGTTATCAGAGCTGTCCAGGGAGATAG ATAATGTGAAGAGTAAATCATCTGAGGCCAGTCCTTCCAGATACTGTTGGCATGCCAGCTCGACTTTCCTCCCCACAGATGATGCATGGCAGGGGCAGG ATAATCCTTCAGCAATTGACCTGGACTCTGACTGGAAGGCTCCCACGGAAGAGTGGGGAAACTGGACAGGAGATGAGGAGAAGCATCAGATGGAGGACGAGAAGAAGAAG GATTTGCCAAAAGGCAAAGCAGGCATTCGCTTCTGCCTTTCTGGACTCGAAAGCAAAACACAGcggaagaagaagaaaatggaagtgaaGGAAGCAAGGGGTGGAGCTGGACTGAGGCAT CTGCAGCAAGGTTTGGAAGCAAGAATGGAAGAAGGCCCAAGGGACTTGGTATCTATGGAACGTAGCAGTGATGCAGTCTGTACTTCCTTCAAAAAACCCTTGGATGTTGCTAATAATTCACCCAATAATG GTGTacctggaaaaaaggagaggaggaagaggaagaaaatgaagaaagagacTTGA
- the LOC130151635 gene encoding uncharacterized protein LOC130151635 isoform X2: MLGPAVRLALGAGELGPAGLPGRLMALLWPALVLAAAAAALLVLRGLRGGRAASGHPRRAAGEAQEEEEEEEEEEEEDGPAGAGGRAAGALPARQPEEQRRTAQVPVNGQLLTSVNIREKKLLKPKKKRKAQCSDKEVPKDLLSVEKDKLQEEEGVWQTKISSREKRHLRKERLKQKDPNRPSLGSSAAEPSFDWDEKGAVWSLTEDTSGSVKGAFIAKAECGTVLKVSGAIREESVPSQSEEDVFSNVGTWDIAEVKSCPVTFGTLSELSREIDNPSAIDLDSDWKAPTEEWGNWTGDEEKHQMEDEKKKDLPKGKAGIRFCLSGLESKTQRKKKKMEVKEARGGAGLRHLQQGLEARMEEGPRDLVSMERSSDAVCTSFKKPLDVANNSPNNGVPGKKERRKRKKMKKET; encoded by the exons aTGCTGGGGCCGGCCGTGCGGCTGGCGCTGGGCGCGGGGGAGCTggggccggcggggctgccgggccGGCTGATGGCCCTGCTCTGGCCGGCGCTGgtgctggcggcggcggcggcggcgctgctgGTCCTGCGGGGGCTGCGAGGCGGCCGGGCCGCGTCGGGGCacccgcgccgcgccgccggggaggcgcaggaggaggaggaggaggaggaggaggaggaggaggaggatggccccgcgggggccggcggccggGCGGCTGGGGCGCTGCCGGCGCGGCAGCCCGAGGAACAAAGGCGCACGGCGCAG GTTCCAGTGAATGGCCAGCTTCTAACATCAGTCAacatcagagagaaaaagctcCTCAAG CCtaagaagaagaggaaggctCAATGCTCAGACAAGGAGGTGCCAAAAGATcttctttctgtggaaaaagaCAAACTGCAAGAGGAAGAAG GAGTCTGGCAGACCAAGATCAGCAGCCGAGAAAAGCGACACTTGAGGAAGGAAAGGCTGAAACAAAAAG ACCCCAACAGACCATCCCTGGGTAGCTCAGCAGCTGAGCCATCCTTTGACTGGGATGAGAAGGGAGCTGTGTGGTCGCTCACAGAGGACACCAGTGGCAGTGTAAAAGGTGCTTTCATTGCCAAGGCAGAGTGTGGGACTGTGCTGAAGGTCTCAGGAGCCATACGGGAAGAATCTGTGCCCTCCCAGTCAGAAGAGGATGTTTTTTCCAATGTAG gAACGTGGGATATTGCAGAAGTAAAATCCTGTCCTGTGACCTTTGGGACGTTATCAGAGCTGTCCAGGGAGATAG ATAATCCTTCAGCAATTGACCTGGACTCTGACTGGAAGGCTCCCACGGAAGAGTGGGGAAACTGGACAGGAGATGAGGAGAAGCATCAGATGGAGGACGAGAAGAAGAAG GATTTGCCAAAAGGCAAAGCAGGCATTCGCTTCTGCCTTTCTGGACTCGAAAGCAAAACACAGcggaagaagaagaaaatggaagtgaaGGAAGCAAGGGGTGGAGCTGGACTGAGGCAT CTGCAGCAAGGTTTGGAAGCAAGAATGGAAGAAGGCCCAAGGGACTTGGTATCTATGGAACGTAGCAGTGATGCAGTCTGTACTTCCTTCAAAAAACCCTTGGATGTTGCTAATAATTCACCCAATAATG GTGTacctggaaaaaaggagaggaggaagaggaagaaaatgaagaaagagacTTGA